A window of the Bdellovibrionales bacterium CG10_big_fil_rev_8_21_14_0_10_45_34 genome harbors these coding sequences:
- a CDS encoding sigma-54-dependent Fis family transcriptional regulator gives MLRLLVVDDDASIPESIRLLVPDGWLVVSCDPSKNPLPNPCGFDAAIVDMHLTAQQGAEGIQVIRKLLSQNPAMAVLGASGDSSIDLMSKAISVGAQWFLAKPVNANELLSRLRFIESYLKLLRYTDNNRWIGRSPVSLNILREIALCSIDTRPTLIQGESGAGKEVAASLIRKLLEPKPWISVNIAAIPDNLFESELFGHAKGAFTGADQARIGLIEAARNGTIFLDEIETLSLQNQAKLLRFLETGEVRRVGSSAITSIECRVVVASNIDLKTLVSEGRFREDLYWRLYGSVINIPSLRERKPDILETATFFLSRNKYGESKVITAEAADFLEGHTWPGNVRELRQVMDSLARTSPLPFIRKVDVEASLQKFSSASNSSTCDQSSPGSQIESSDIELSEGYERLISKFELSLFQKALATHQGVDEAARTLGMSRSNLYKKLKRYSLLT, from the coding sequence ATGCTTCGTTTGCTGGTTGTTGATGACGACGCCTCCATACCCGAGTCGATTCGCCTTTTAGTACCAGACGGTTGGCTTGTGGTTTCTTGTGACCCTTCAAAGAACCCTTTGCCGAACCCCTGTGGTTTTGATGCGGCAATAGTTGATATGCACTTGACCGCTCAGCAAGGAGCCGAGGGCATACAAGTCATTCGTAAACTCCTGAGTCAAAATCCCGCTATGGCAGTGTTAGGAGCTTCTGGTGACAGCAGCATTGACCTTATGTCGAAGGCGATTTCAGTCGGTGCTCAGTGGTTTTTAGCAAAGCCAGTTAACGCCAATGAGCTATTATCTCGACTTCGCTTCATTGAATCCTACTTAAAGCTACTAAGATACACCGACAATAACCGCTGGATTGGTCGCTCTCCGGTCTCGCTCAATATACTTCGCGAAATCGCCTTATGCTCCATCGATACTCGTCCAACGCTCATTCAAGGGGAATCCGGTGCCGGCAAGGAAGTCGCCGCCAGTTTGATTCGTAAACTGCTAGAGCCAAAACCTTGGATTTCGGTGAATATTGCAGCTATCCCCGACAATCTTTTTGAGTCGGAGCTTTTCGGACATGCAAAAGGGGCCTTTACAGGCGCCGACCAGGCCCGCATTGGCCTTATCGAAGCTGCCCGAAATGGCACAATTTTCCTTGATGAAATCGAAACTCTCAGCCTTCAGAATCAGGCCAAGCTTCTCAGGTTTTTAGAAACTGGCGAAGTCAGGCGTGTGGGCTCATCAGCTATCACCAGCATAGAGTGCCGAGTGGTCGTGGCCTCCAACATAGACCTTAAAACTCTCGTGTCTGAAGGTCGTTTCAGAGAAGATCTTTATTGGCGCCTCTATGGAAGCGTGATTAACATACCGTCTCTTCGTGAACGAAAGCCCGACATACTAGAGACCGCCACCTTCTTTCTTTCAAGGAATAAATACGGAGAGTCGAAAGTGATAACCGCTGAAGCAGCGGACTTTTTAGAGGGCCACACTTGGCCAGGAAACGTTCGCGAACTGAGACAAGTTATGGACTCGTTGGCGCGGACATCACCCTTGCCTTTTATTCGAAAAGTAGATGTTGAAGCCAGCCTTCAAAAGTTTTCGTCGGCATCGAATTCGTCTACGTGCGACCAGTCAAGTCCTGGTTCCCAAATCGAAAGCTCCGACATCGAATTGTCAGAGGGCTACGAGAGACTTATATCAAAGTTTGAATTGAGTTTGTTTCAGAAGGCCTTGGCAACCCATCAAGGGGTGGATGAAGCAGCGCGGACTCTGGGAATGAGTCGATCGAATCTTTACAAAAAGCTCAAGAGATATAGTTTGCTGACTTAA
- a CDS encoding phosphoglycerate dehydrogenase, which translates to MHSFPKREIRVLLLENIHQSGVEVFQSDGFKVECVSGALPPEELENRIQGVHLLGLRSKSRVTRSVLQKADRLLGVGCFCIGTDQVDLDSANEFGVPVFNAPYSNTRSVAEMIIGEIIDLARGISFRSMKAHQGVWDKSADGSYEIRGKTLGIVGYGHIGSQLSVLAESLGLRVLFYDTVKKLPLGNARGVDSLTTLLRESDFVSLHVPDAPDTRGMISLKEISTMKKGSFLLNASRGKVVVISDLAKALSEKHLFGAAIDVFPEEPASNKDSFLTELQGLENVILTPHIGGSTQEAQKSIGLEVSHALLQFMNVGSTSGSVNFPKVDLPVQQDSHRILNVHRNVPGVLKDINRIVSDSGANIRSQYLATDPSIGYLVMDLDKLNSKDVLSQIKSLPTTIKSRILF; encoded by the coding sequence ATGCATTCTTTTCCGAAACGAGAAATCCGCGTTTTGTTGCTTGAAAATATTCACCAGTCGGGAGTCGAAGTCTTTCAATCAGACGGGTTTAAAGTGGAGTGCGTTTCGGGGGCGTTGCCTCCTGAAGAGCTCGAAAATCGCATACAAGGCGTCCACCTCCTGGGTTTAAGGTCGAAATCACGGGTGACTCGTTCTGTGCTCCAGAAGGCAGACCGTTTACTTGGAGTTGGATGCTTTTGCATAGGAACAGATCAGGTTGATCTGGACTCTGCCAATGAATTTGGCGTTCCAGTATTCAATGCACCTTATTCGAACACCCGAAGCGTCGCTGAAATGATCATTGGTGAAATTATTGACCTTGCTCGCGGAATTTCCTTTCGCTCTATGAAAGCTCACCAGGGTGTTTGGGACAAATCCGCCGACGGCTCCTACGAGATTCGTGGTAAGACGCTCGGGATAGTTGGATACGGTCATATTGGTAGCCAGCTAAGTGTGCTCGCGGAATCTCTTGGCCTACGGGTTCTGTTTTACGACACCGTCAAAAAACTTCCTCTTGGAAATGCCAGAGGCGTGGATTCGTTGACAACACTTTTGAGAGAATCAGATTTCGTGAGTCTTCATGTGCCAGACGCTCCCGATACGCGCGGAATGATCTCTTTAAAAGAAATATCTACAATGAAAAAAGGAAGCTTCTTACTAAATGCAAGCCGCGGAAAAGTCGTAGTGATTTCTGATCTAGCCAAAGCGCTGAGTGAAAAGCATCTTTTCGGAGCAGCCATAGATGTGTTTCCTGAAGAGCCGGCTTCTAACAAGGACTCCTTTCTGACAGAGCTCCAGGGTCTTGAGAATGTCATTCTGACTCCTCACATTGGGGGCTCGACCCAAGAGGCTCAAAAATCTATCGGTCTTGAAGTGAGCCACGCTCTGCTGCAGTTTATGAACGTGGGCTCGACAAGTGGATCCGTGAACTTTCCCAAAGTAGATTTGCCCGTGCAGCAAGACAGTCATCGAATATTGAATGTCCATCGCAACGTACCGGGAGTTCTTAAAGACATTAACCGTATTGTATCTGACTCAGGAGCCAACATTCGCAGTCAGTATTTGGCGACTGATCCATCGATTGGATACCTGGTCATGGATCTAGATAAGCTAAATTCAAAGGATGTTCTTAGTCAGATCAAGAGCCTGCCCACAACAATCAAGTCACGCATCTTGTTTTAG
- a CDS encoding 2-oxoacid:acceptor oxidoreductase subunit alpha, protein MNANNFVLTVATVNGSGSQSSNLILLKTLFRLGVPVGGKNLFPSNIAGLPTWFTIRAHPLGFTARRGGNDITVAMNPDTLIQDIQEAAPGGYFFYNSDLKFDSALLRVDLTNIGIPFRSLVDGVTDAIKLKKLLANMIYVGVLSELFKIPDAVLASVVKDQFRGKKDSVVEVNQKTIEVGRTYAKETLNFSFPYVIEETQANDKKMIVDGNTMAALGSVWGGCSFVSWYPITPSSSLAEGFTHYANKMRLSDDGKKAFAVVQAEDELAAIGMVLGASWAGARAMTTTSGPGISLMSEFVGYSYFAEIPAVIWNIQRVGPSTGLPTRTMQGDLLSTYSLSHGDTKHVMLIPANPTECFEFAKTAFDLAEELQTTIFVMSDLDLGMNLWVCDEPNLSEEPLKRGKVLSKDDPRIAQFFRYEDVDSDGIPYRTLPGTAHPKASYFTRGSGHNEKGQYTENQEAYVRIVDRLNRKYETARTRVPTAEVSFHSLGSATSDSTANHQSDSSLNVKTLTSKISVEKYSESGEEPTTRAELSGIRGETGNHFGDEQKQLAIVAFGSTDIAMPEIISLLNERGASVSYMRIRAVPFGSEVKDFLSSHTRIFVVEQNRDGQMTKILGMEFPSFAERVVPVLSYDGLPIDSNVIAQKIIGFVERQGDMALKTSL, encoded by the coding sequence GTGAACGCCAATAACTTTGTACTGACCGTCGCGACCGTTAACGGTAGTGGGAGCCAAAGCTCAAATCTCATTTTGCTGAAGACTTTGTTTCGATTGGGCGTTCCCGTTGGCGGCAAAAACCTTTTCCCGTCTAACATAGCGGGGCTCCCAACTTGGTTTACTATCCGCGCTCATCCACTTGGTTTCACTGCAAGGCGTGGAGGAAACGACATAACCGTTGCCATGAACCCCGACACATTGATCCAAGATATTCAGGAAGCAGCGCCAGGTGGTTACTTCTTTTACAATTCCGACCTAAAATTCGACTCCGCTTTGCTAAGGGTAGACCTCACCAATATCGGAATTCCCTTTCGGTCACTCGTGGATGGTGTAACGGACGCTATCAAGTTAAAAAAATTGCTGGCGAACATGATTTACGTCGGAGTTCTTTCTGAACTGTTCAAGATTCCTGATGCCGTTTTGGCATCGGTTGTTAAAGATCAGTTTCGGGGCAAAAAAGATTCTGTTGTTGAAGTGAACCAAAAAACCATAGAGGTTGGCAGAACATACGCCAAAGAAACTCTCAACTTTTCTTTTCCGTATGTGATCGAAGAGACGCAAGCTAATGACAAAAAAATGATCGTTGACGGCAATACGATGGCAGCACTTGGCTCAGTATGGGGTGGCTGTTCGTTCGTGTCATGGTACCCAATTACTCCATCAAGTTCGTTGGCAGAAGGTTTTACTCACTACGCGAATAAGATGAGACTCAGTGATGACGGTAAAAAAGCTTTTGCCGTAGTTCAAGCAGAAGACGAGTTAGCCGCTATAGGCATGGTTTTAGGAGCCTCCTGGGCCGGCGCCCGCGCCATGACAACTACGTCCGGCCCGGGGATTAGTCTTATGTCGGAGTTTGTCGGATACTCCTACTTCGCTGAAATACCCGCGGTTATTTGGAATATTCAGAGGGTCGGCCCATCGACGGGACTGCCAACAAGAACCATGCAAGGAGATTTGCTATCGACATATAGCTTATCTCATGGCGATACGAAGCATGTTATGCTCATCCCCGCAAACCCAACTGAATGTTTCGAGTTTGCGAAAACTGCCTTTGACCTCGCAGAAGAGCTACAAACAACTATTTTTGTGATGAGTGATCTTGATCTAGGGATGAACCTCTGGGTCTGCGACGAACCTAATTTAAGCGAAGAACCCCTTAAGCGCGGAAAGGTTCTTTCAAAAGACGACCCTCGAATTGCGCAGTTCTTTCGATATGAAGATGTCGATAGTGATGGAATCCCTTACAGGACTTTGCCGGGAACAGCGCATCCTAAAGCCTCTTATTTCACTAGGGGCTCTGGCCACAACGAGAAAGGGCAATACACCGAAAACCAAGAGGCTTACGTAAGAATAGTCGATCGCCTTAACCGAAAGTACGAAACCGCACGCACCCGAGTCCCGACGGCTGAAGTGAGTTTTCATAGTTTAGGTTCGGCGACTTCTGACTCCACTGCTAATCACCAGTCAGACTCTTCGCTTAACGTAAAAACATTAACTTCTAAAATCTCCGTAGAAAAATACAGTGAAAGCGGCGAGGAGCCTACAACTCGGGCCGAACTAAGTGGCATTCGTGGCGAGACAGGTAATCATTTTGGCGACGAGCAGAAACAATTGGCGATTGTTGCGTTCGGTTCGACAGATATTGCAATGCCAGAGATAATTTCGTTGCTAAATGAACGCGGTGCAAGTGTCTCCTATATGAGAATTCGTGCAGTTCCGTTCGGGTCCGAGGTTAAGGATTTTCTAAGTTCACACACTAGAATCTTTGTTGTTGAACAAAATCGCGATGGGCAGATGACAAAAATTCTGGGAATGGAATTTCCGTCTTTTGCAGAAAGGGTCGTGCCTGTTCTTTCCTATGACGGCTTGCCTATTGATTCAAACGTCATTGCTCAAAAGATAATCGGGTTTGTAGAGCGGCAAGGAGATATGGCGCTTAAAACTTCATTATAA
- a CDS encoding 1-acyl-sn-glycerol-3-phosphate acyltransferase has product MRDWNYENEQWTKLPIHLRHLPIFTRHFDLFSYLVRFLWFLFLKFVFFRFYIRLKVVGDIKTVFKNHPRLIVISNHASHLDAISISTSIPFKYWLNVYFAAAKDYFFSGFWMTFFSKHCIGAIPIDRKDRKGEAVKLCITLLTRLSKIWLVMFPEGTRSRDGMIHPFKKGVSVFADRSNTSILFLFLEGNYDLWPKEASFARSGKLRVHVGPVHPPAPIQVLDEAYRSWVNSLGVKATFAPRRERSPSTDDQ; this is encoded by the coding sequence GTGAGGGATTGGAACTACGAAAATGAACAATGGACAAAATTGCCAATCCACCTTAGGCATTTGCCGATTTTTACCAGGCACTTTGACTTATTTAGCTATCTCGTTCGTTTTTTGTGGTTCTTATTTTTAAAGTTTGTATTCTTCCGATTCTATATTCGGCTCAAGGTAGTCGGAGACATAAAAACGGTTTTTAAGAATCATCCCAGGTTGATCGTCATTTCGAATCATGCGAGCCATCTCGATGCTATTAGCATTTCTACGAGCATACCGTTTAAGTATTGGCTCAATGTCTACTTTGCAGCGGCAAAGGACTATTTTTTTTCGGGATTTTGGATGACCTTTTTTTCAAAGCATTGCATTGGAGCCATCCCGATAGATCGCAAAGATCGAAAAGGCGAGGCTGTTAAGCTATGTATCACTTTACTCACCCGGTTATCGAAGATTTGGTTGGTTATGTTTCCTGAGGGGACACGATCTCGCGATGGAATGATCCACCCGTTTAAAAAAGGGGTGAGCGTTTTTGCTGATCGCTCTAACACATCCATTCTGTTCTTGTTTCTTGAAGGCAACTACGACCTTTGGCCCAAAGAAGCCAGCTTCGCCAGAAGTGGGAAGTTGAGAGTACATGTGGGCCCGGTGCACCCTCCCGCACCTATACAGGTACTTGATGAGGCTTACCGAAGTTGGGTGAATTCACTGGGAGTAAAAGCGACATTTGCACCAAGAAGAGAACGATCGCCGTCAACAGACGACCAATAA
- a CDS encoding 2-oxoglutarate ferredoxin oxidoreductase subunit beta — MTEIAPAKPNQNRIGLTRADYSGSKSTLCTGCGHDSISNNIVSAFYQSNIDPYTVAKMSGIGCSSKTPAYFMSRSFAFNAVHGRMPSVSTGVNLANRSLKLIGISGDGDTASIGVGQFIHMIRRNLDITYVVANNGVYGLTKGQFSATSESGASLKSGEKNPFSEIDICTLAIELGCGFVARSFSGDSKQLVPLISAAMRYRGTSVIDVISPCITFNNQASSLKSYDYVKDHRVNLQELGFIEAHDEITVEYAEGSRVVVDLPDGSHLVLSKIDSRDLDLTDKCAAVQLIEASKTKGEILTGLFRYSARPSLVETLNLVDTPLAQLNEEQLRPSANAMRTAFTDFR; from the coding sequence ATGACAGAAATAGCTCCCGCGAAACCGAATCAAAACCGAATCGGACTTACCCGAGCTGATTATTCCGGCAGTAAGTCGACTCTTTGCACAGGATGCGGACACGATAGTATTTCTAACAACATTGTTTCGGCGTTTTACCAATCAAACATCGATCCTTACACGGTTGCGAAAATGTCCGGAATTGGATGTTCCTCAAAAACCCCCGCATATTTTATGAGCCGCAGTTTTGCATTCAATGCTGTTCACGGGCGAATGCCTTCGGTCTCAACAGGGGTTAACCTTGCAAACCGATCTCTTAAACTCATTGGAATTAGTGGCGATGGAGACACCGCAAGCATTGGTGTCGGGCAGTTCATACATATGATTCGTCGCAACCTCGATATTACATATGTAGTCGCAAACAACGGTGTTTACGGATTAACCAAAGGGCAGTTTTCTGCAACATCAGAATCTGGAGCAAGTCTCAAATCAGGAGAGAAGAATCCCTTTTCAGAGATCGACATTTGCACACTAGCAATAGAACTTGGCTGTGGGTTTGTCGCCCGATCATTCTCTGGAGATTCAAAGCAATTGGTACCTTTGATATCTGCAGCGATGAGGTATCGTGGAACGTCGGTCATTGACGTGATTTCACCTTGTATCACTTTTAACAACCAGGCCTCGAGTTTAAAAAGTTATGACTACGTTAAAGATCACAGGGTAAACTTGCAAGAGCTCGGGTTTATCGAGGCTCACGATGAAATTACTGTTGAATATGCAGAGGGCTCCAGGGTCGTCGTGGATTTACCGGACGGCTCCCACTTGGTTCTTTCAAAAATTGACTCGCGAGATCTCGATCTTACGGACAAATGTGCCGCTGTTCAGTTGATTGAAGCTTCTAAAACTAAGGGCGAAATCTTAACTGGATTGTTTCGTTACAGCGCGCGACCTAGTTTAGTCGAAACGCTGAACTTGGTAGATACTCCTCTGGCCCAGTTAAACGAAGAGCAGCTGCGTCCTTCTGCTAACGCTATGCGCACAGCTTTTACCGACTTTCGGTAG
- a CDS encoding phosphatidate cytidylyltransferase, whose amino-acid sequence MFVNQQIGWEDPLFRQTAYIVVFALVVACSCIYPFRNRNPNFVTAWASLKSWIFIAPLLFFVLGSPEPWPIVGLTCITLLGSKEFFQMTGMYHRSFFVWTTYAFNIFLAVSIYRSDTAIFNLYPMLLLGVIVTIPILLNQFKNMIQYMSLSLLNFCFLGWGFLLHTILIWKFAGGPLLVIYIILLTEFSDNIAIAYSRHFGKKHILENISNGRTFAGFFVSMALTLLLAWGLRHLLPIRNEEYWIASGLVASLVGGTGDLVLSIIRRDLGVRDTRAFIMGRGGFLDRLDRMIFVMPVFYFVLKFLQENPQVSGSIRGILQ is encoded by the coding sequence ATTTTTGTGAATCAGCAAATTGGGTGGGAAGATCCACTTTTTCGGCAAACGGCCTATATCGTAGTATTTGCACTCGTTGTAGCGTGTTCGTGTATATATCCATTTCGCAATCGTAATCCAAATTTTGTGACCGCCTGGGCGAGTCTTAAGAGCTGGATTTTCATCGCTCCCCTTCTGTTTTTTGTTCTTGGGAGCCCCGAGCCTTGGCCCATCGTTGGCCTTACCTGCATCACTCTTCTTGGCTCAAAAGAGTTCTTTCAGATGACGGGCATGTATCATCGGAGCTTCTTCGTCTGGACAACTTACGCGTTCAATATTTTTTTGGCCGTAAGTATCTACAGGTCCGACACGGCAATTTTTAATCTTTACCCCATGTTACTTTTAGGGGTGATTGTAACAATACCCATACTGCTCAATCAGTTCAAAAACATGATTCAGTATATGTCGCTTAGTCTACTGAATTTTTGTTTTCTTGGATGGGGTTTTTTGCTTCACACTATTCTCATCTGGAAGTTTGCAGGGGGACCGCTTCTCGTCATTTACATCATTTTACTCACTGAGTTTTCAGACAATATCGCCATCGCCTACTCACGGCATTTCGGTAAAAAGCATATACTTGAAAATATTTCTAACGGACGCACGTTTGCTGGGTTCTTTGTCTCTATGGCACTCACACTTCTACTCGCTTGGGGGCTGAGACATTTGCTGCCAATTCGAAACGAAGAGTACTGGATAGCCTCGGGTCTTGTCGCTAGCTTAGTCGGAGGAACAGGCGATCTCGTGCTTTCTATCATACGCCGAGATCTTGGAGTTCGCGATACGCGGGCTTTTATAATGGGCCGCGGTGGATTTTTAGACAGGCTCGACCGAATGATTTTCGTTATGCCTGTGTTTTACTTTGTGTTGAAGTTCCTTCAAGAAAATCCCCAGGTCTCAGGTAGTATTCGAGGGATTCTGCAGTGA